Proteins encoded by one window of Kwoniella shivajii chromosome 8, complete sequence:
- a CDS encoding proteasome subunit beta type-5 has translation MNSVLTQIQPSNPHSRLEGEDEFEQYTDSASWGSMAGFGNLNRTGGVMGMDVPRVSNPSAFLDMHTDNMSANPDAKIKIAHGTTTLAFRFKGGIIVAVDSRATAGSYIASGTVKKVIEINKFLLGTMAGGAADCQYWETYLGMQCRLYELRNKERISVAAASKILSNIVYQYKGMGLSMGTMVCGWDKTGPCIFYVDDDGQRLKGDLFSVGSGSTFAYGVLDQGYKWDLTDEEAQELGRRSIVAAGHRDAYSGNTCNLFHVKQEGWDFIGNYDINELWYEYENKKKADRESATAAPAAAASPIAVDQ, from the exons ATGAACTCAGTACTCACACAAATTCAACCTTCGAACCCTCATTCTCgattagaaggtgaagatgaatttgaacaatATACAGACTCTGCGTCATGGGGAAGTATGGCTGGATTCGGAAATTTGAATAGAACTGGTGGTGTAATGGGCATGGATGTACCCAGAGTATCAAAT CCAAGTGCATTCTTAGATATGCACACTGATAACATGTCAGCGAATCCCGAtgccaaaatcaaaattgCACATGGTACTACAACATTAGCATTCAGGTTTAAAGGTGGAATTATCGTTGCCGTGGATTCAAGAGCAACAGCAGGAAGTTACATTG CATCTGGAACGGTAAAGAAGGTCATTGAAATTAATAAATTCTTACTTGGTACCATGGCCGGTGGTGCAGCTGATTGTCAATATTG GGAGACATACCTCGGTATGCAATGTCGATTATACGAACTTCgaaacaaagaaagaatctCGGTAGCTGCAGCTTCGAAGATCTTATCAAACATTGTATATCAATACAAAGGAATGGGATTGAgtatg GGTACAATGGTTTGTGGATGGGATAAAACTGGACCATGTATCTTCTacgttgacgatgatggacAAAGATTGAAAGGAGATTTGTTTTCTGTTGGTTCAGGTAGTACATTCGCTTATGGTGTTCTTGACCAG GGATACAAATGGGATTTGACAGATGAGGAAGCTCAAGAATTAGGTAGAAGATCAATCGTAGCTGCGGGTCACAGAGATGCTTATTCAGGTAATACATGTAATTTATTCCATGTAAAACAAGAAGGATGGGATTTCATTG GCAACTACGATATCAACGAATTATGGTACGAATAtgagaacaagaaaaaggCCGATAGAGAATCCGCCACGGCTGCTCCTGCTGCCGCTGCTTCTCCAATCGCAGTTGATCAATAG